The following DNA comes from Photobacterium sp. DA100.
TGTTTTTGCCACTGCCAATGGCACTCTCGCTTACTGCCGCCCTCCTTCTTGTCCGCTATGCCTGCGGTCGCTGGTTCAGCCAGCAATTAGGCGGCTATACTGGAGATTGCCTTGGCGCCTGTCAGCAACTTGCTGAAATCACAGGTTATCTGATCATATTGGTAATGGTAGCCCAACAATAAAAAGGTTCATCAATGGTAGATCAAACCCAGAAAGACAGCCGCTACAAAGCCCGGCAGCAAAAAGTCAAAGCAGAAATAGATGCCAAAGTCGCCTCTGCCCAGGAAGAAAAAGGCCTGTTCCTGATCATTACCGGTAATGGCAAGGGCAAGTCCACGTCGGGCTTTGGCACTATTGCCCGTGCTGTGGGACATGGCCAGAAATGTGGCGTCGGCCAATTCATCAAAGGTACCTGGGACTGCGGTGAGCGTGCCCTACTTGAACAACACGGTGTCGATTTTGCGGTCATGGCCACCGGGTTTACATGGGAAACCCAGAATAAAGAAGCAGATACGGCAGCAGCCCAAGCCACCTGGGCGGAGTGTAAAAAAATGTTGGGAAGTGATAGTTATGATGTCATTCTTCTCGATGAGCTGACCTATATGGTGACCTATGGCTATATTGAACTGGCCGAAGTCATTGAAACTATCAATGCCCGTCCAGCCTCGCAATCGGTTATTGTTACAGGCCGTGGTGCCCATCGGGAACTCATTGAAATGGCTGATACTGTTTCCGAAATTCGCAATATCAAGCATGCCTTTGAAAGTGGAATCAAAGCACGCAAAGGCGTGGACTGGTAAGCCTGCGCGATACCATCACAGCTTTGTAAATAGCCACTCTATCAATCAGATGTGGCTACTTATCAATCTCGAGCTTTGTCACACTTTTTACTTGACCCTTGGCAAGAAAAAGCCAATATTTGGCTCATAACAGGCTTTAACTTCTAGGCCGATTACAAGTCTTACAAGGGACACAAATGCCTTCACATTTACCAAAAAAATTCAGCGAGATATTTCTAAAACTGTTTCATATTCTCGAGGCAATTTTGCTGGTCGGTATCACCTTGGCAACCTTGGCTGCCATGATCAATGAGTTCAT
Coding sequences within:
- the cobO gene encoding cob(I)yrinic acid a,c-diamide adenosyltransferase encodes the protein MVDQTQKDSRYKARQQKVKAEIDAKVASAQEEKGLFLIITGNGKGKSTSGFGTIARAVGHGQKCGVGQFIKGTWDCGERALLEQHGVDFAVMATGFTWETQNKEADTAAAQATWAECKKMLGSDSYDVILLDELTYMVTYGYIELAEVIETINARPASQSVIVTGRGAHRELIEMADTVSEIRNIKHAFESGIKARKGVDW